In Caldicellulosiruptor obsidiansis OB47, a single window of DNA contains:
- a CDS encoding nucleotidyltransferase family protein: protein MINAVILAGSDKNKSGTPYECKALIKIGEKFLIEYVLDAVCSSKHISRRVVVGPVQLKEFLISRYPQVEFVEEDTSIMKNAKKAIEFLNDNKKILFLTADLPFITAEAIDHFIEESIKSGADICYPIVEKSINDEKYPQMKRTYGTVKEGTFTGGNAIIITPSVFEKCYSLAEKLVEKRKNPIAMARLIGPTILLLFLTKRLSIRKVEKRVSKVFKVKAKAIISTYPELGQDVDKDSDLMVAKFYLEKKR from the coding sequence AGGCATTGATCAAAATAGGAGAAAAATTTTTAATAGAATATGTGCTTGATGCAGTATGCAGTTCCAAACATATTTCGCGCAGAGTTGTTGTAGGCCCGGTTCAGCTAAAAGAATTTTTAATTTCAAGGTATCCACAGGTTGAATTTGTTGAAGAAGACACCTCAATAATGAAAAATGCTAAAAAGGCGATAGAATTTTTGAATGATAATAAAAAAATTTTATTTTTAACTGCAGACCTGCCATTTATTACCGCTGAGGCGATAGATCATTTTATCGAAGAGTCAATAAAATCCGGAGCGGACATTTGTTATCCAATTGTTGAAAAGAGCATAAACGATGAGAAATACCCTCAGATGAAAAGGACATATGGAACTGTGAAAGAAGGAACATTTACTGGTGGGAATGCCATTATAATAACTCCGTCAGTATTTGAAAAGTGCTATTCACTTGCCGAAAAGCTTGTGGAAAAGCGTAAAAATCCTATTGCTATGGCGCGGCTAATAGGACCCACCATTTTGTTGCTTTTTTTAACTAAGAGACTTTCAATACGGAAAGTTGAAAAAAGGGTATCTAAGGTTTTTAAGGTTAAAGCTAAAGCTATCATATCTACATATCCTGAATTGGGACAAGATGTAGATAAAGACTCTGACCTTATGGTGGCAAAGTTCTATCTTGAAAAAAAGAGGTAG
- a CDS encoding DUF1858 domain-containing protein has protein sequence MPRITTDTIIADVLRIDRGTIPIFLNNGLHCLGCPSAQGESIEEACALHGIDAQKLVDELNEYLKSKGLLDE, from the coding sequence ATGCCAAGAATTACAACTGATACAATAATTGCAGATGTATTGAGGATTGATAGAGGGACCATTCCAATATTTTTGAACAATGGTCTTCACTGTTTGGGTTGTCCTTCTGCTCAAGGAGAAAGCATTGAAGAGGCATGTGCGCTTCATGGAATAGATGCGCAAAAACTTGTGGACGAGCTAAACGAGTATCTCAAAAGCAAAGGTCTTTTGGATGAATAA
- the rpmG gene encoding 50S ribosomal protein L33 encodes MAAKGARMIIHLECTECKNRNYTTEKNKKNDPDRLELKKYCKFCRRHTIHRETK; translated from the coding sequence ATGGCGGCAAAAGGTGCGAGAATGATAATTCATCTTGAATGTACCGAGTGCAAAAACAGGAATTACACGACAGAAAAGAATAAAAAGAATGACCCAGATAGACTCGAGCTTAAAAAATACTGCAAGTTTTGCCGAAGACACACCATCCATAGAGAAACTAAATAG
- the secE gene encoding preprotein translocase subunit SecE, with protein sequence MVEKKKVEKVVAKPQGNKKKLSFKEWWAKTLKFFRDVRIEMKKVVWPSQKQVVKHTIVVLTFTLFFTVFILLADLIYDQLIFKLLLKIK encoded by the coding sequence ATGGTGGAGAAGAAAAAGGTGGAAAAGGTAGTTGCAAAACCTCAAGGGAACAAAAAGAAGTTGAGTTTTAAAGAATGGTGGGCAAAGACTCTTAAGTTTTTCAGAGATGTTAGAATAGAGATGAAGAAGGTTGTATGGCCTTCTCAAAAACAGGTGGTAAAACACACAATTGTGGTGTTGACATTTACACTGTTTTTCACAGTGTTCATTTTGCTTGCTGACCTTATATACGATCAGCTTATTTTCAAACTTTTATTGAAGATAAAATAA
- the nusG gene encoding transcription termination/antitermination protein NusG, translating into MGDKRAKWYVVHTYAGYENKVKANLEKIIENRNLSDRILDIRIPTELVTEIKDGKKIVKEKKKFPSYVLIKAVMDNEIWYTIRNVRGVTGFVGPESKPTPLTDEEIEAMGIKEEVVEVFDIEVGDNVKIVSGPFTDFYGPVVEINKERKKVRVMLNLFGRETPVEFDYHQVERL; encoded by the coding sequence ATGGGTGATAAAAGAGCAAAATGGTATGTTGTCCATACCTATGCAGGCTATGAAAATAAAGTAAAAGCCAATTTAGAAAAAATAATTGAAAATAGAAATTTGTCTGATAGAATCTTAGACATTAGGATTCCCACTGAACTTGTCACTGAAATTAAAGATGGAAAGAAAATTGTTAAAGAAAAAAAGAAGTTCCCGTCGTATGTGTTAATCAAAGCTGTAATGGACAATGAGATATGGTACACGATAAGAAATGTCAGAGGCGTGACTGGTTTTGTGGGACCTGAATCTAAACCCACACCTCTTACAGATGAAGAAATAGAAGCGATGGGTATAAAGGAAGAGGTTGTGGAGGTATTTGACATTGAAGTTGGTGACAATGTGAAGATTGTATCTGGTCCATTTACTGATTTTTATGGGCCAGTTGTTGAAATAAATAAAGAACGAAAAAAGGTAAGAGTAATGCTAAACCTATTTGGGAGAGAAACTCCTGTGGAATTTGATTACCACCAGGTAGAAAGATTATGA
- the rplK gene encoding 50S ribosomal protein L11, with amino-acid sequence MAKKVLTQIKLQIPAGKATPAPPVGPALGQHGVNIMQFCKEFNERTAKDAGLIIPVVITVYSDRSFTFITKTPPASVLLKKAAGIESGSPKPNKQKVATLKRDVIRKIAEQKMPDLTAASLEAAMRTIEGTAKSMGIVVED; translated from the coding sequence ATGGCAAAGAAGGTTTTAACACAAATAAAACTTCAAATTCCAGCAGGCAAAGCAACACCAGCACCACCAGTCGGACCTGCGTTGGGTCAGCATGGTGTTAACATTATGCAGTTTTGCAAAGAGTTTAATGAAAGAACAGCAAAAGATGCTGGATTGATTATTCCAGTTGTTATAACTGTTTACTCTGATAGGTCTTTTACATTTATTACAAAGACGCCTCCAGCATCAGTTCTGTTGAAGAAAGCTGCGGGAATTGAAAGTGGGTCTCCAAAGCCAAACAAACAAAAGGTAGCTACATTAAAGAGGGATGTAATTAGAAAGATTGCTGAGCAAAAGATGCCAGACTTGACTGCTGCATCTTTGGAGGCTGCTATGAGAACCATTGAAGGTACTGCAAAGAGTATGGGAATTGTAGTTGAAGACTAA
- the rplA gene encoding 50S ribosomal protein L1, translated as MFRGKKYQEAAKLVDKTKLYDPEEAIELALKTSYAKFDETVEVHVRLNVDPRHADQQVRGTVVLPNGTGKNVRVLVFAKGDKAKEAEEAGAEYVGAEELVAKIQNEGWTDFDVCIATPDMMGLVGRLGKILGPKGLMPNPKSGTVTMDVAKAVKEAKAGRVEFRLDKTAIIHCPIGKVSFGKEKLLENYRTLMDAIIKARPPAAKGQFIKSITVATTMGPGIKINPLKPL; from the coding sequence ATGTTCAGAGGTAAAAAATATCAAGAAGCCGCAAAACTTGTCGATAAGACAAAGCTTTATGACCCGGAAGAGGCAATTGAACTTGCATTAAAGACATCTTATGCAAAGTTCGACGAGACGGTTGAAGTTCATGTAAGATTAAACGTTGATCCAAGACATGCTGATCAACAGGTAAGAGGCACTGTGGTTCTGCCAAATGGTACAGGTAAAAACGTAAGAGTTTTGGTTTTTGCAAAAGGTGACAAGGCAAAAGAAGCAGAAGAAGCAGGAGCAGAGTATGTCGGTGCAGAAGAGCTTGTTGCAAAGATTCAAAATGAAGGCTGGACAGATTTTGATGTATGTATTGCAACACCCGATATGATGGGTTTAGTGGGAAGACTTGGTAAGATTTTAGGTCCTAAAGGTTTGATGCCAAACCCAAAATCAGGGACTGTAACAATGGATGTTGCAAAAGCTGTGAAAGAAGCAAAAGCTGGTAGAGTTGAATTTAGGCTTGACAAGACAGCTATAATCCACTGTCCAATTGGCAAGGTTTCATTTGGTAAAGAAAAACTTCTTGAAAACTATAGAACACTAATGGATGCAATCATCAAAGCAAGACCACCTGCTGCAAAAGGGCAGTTTATAAAGAGCATCACAGTGGCAACAACAATGGGACCTGGTATTAAAATAAACCCATTAAAACCATTATAA
- the rplJ gene encoding 50S ribosomal protein L10, translating into MGYKREVNLLAKSRAVKEQLLNEYKEKLSKAKAGVIVCNHGITVEQDTALRKKLREAGIEYKVVKKTLFTFAVRENNLSELEQFFEGPIAVAFSYDDPVKVAKILKEGAKDLEKLEIRGGFIEGKVISAKEVDALSKLPSREELVAKMLGGLNAPMSGLVYVLSGTIRKLVLALDAIAKKQSA; encoded by the coding sequence ATGGGATACAAAAGGGAGGTGAATTTGTTGGCAAAGTCAAGAGCGGTAAAAGAGCAGCTTTTAAATGAATACAAGGAAAAACTGTCAAAAGCGAAAGCTGGTGTGATTGTTTGCAATCATGGAATTACCGTTGAACAAGACACAGCGCTCAGAAAGAAGCTAAGAGAAGCAGGAATTGAGTACAAGGTTGTAAAAAAGACTTTGTTTACCTTTGCTGTAAGGGAAAATAATCTTTCTGAGCTTGAACAATTTTTTGAAGGACCTATTGCTGTTGCATTTTCGTACGACGATCCTGTAAAGGTTGCAAAGATATTAAAAGAAGGCGCAAAAGACCTTGAAAAGTTAGAAATAAGAGGCGGATTTATTGAAGGTAAAGTAATTTCTGCGAAAGAGGTTGACGCACTTTCCAAACTTCCATCAAGAGAAGAACTTGTTGCAAAGATGCTTGGCGGCTTGAACGCGCCAATGTCTGGTCTTGTTTATGTACTTTCTGGTACAATTAGGAAGCTTGTTCTGGCACTCGATGCTATTGCTAAGAAGCAGAGTGCTTAA
- the rplL gene encoding 50S ribosomal protein L7/L12, translated as MASEKVQKLIEEIKTLTVLELSEMVKALEEEFGVTAAAPVAVAAAPVAGAQAAAPAAEEKTEFNVILADAGSDKIKVIKVVREITGLGLKEAKDLVDGAPKPIKENVSKEEAEQIKKKLEEVGAKVELK; from the coding sequence ATGGCAAGCGAAAAAGTTCAAAAATTGATTGAAGAGATCAAAACATTGACAGTATTAGAGCTTTCTGAGATGGTAAAAGCTTTAGAAGAAGAGTTTGGCGTTACAGCAGCAGCTCCAGTTGCGGTTGCAGCAGCTCCAGTTGCTGGCGCTCAGGCAGCAGCTCCAGCTGCAGAAGAGAAGACAGAATTTAACGTTATTTTGGCAGATGCAGGTAGCGATAAGATCAAAGTTATCAAGGTTGTAAGAGAGATAACTGGTCTTGGATTGAAAGAGGCAAAGGACCTTGTTGACGGTGCTCCAAAGCCAATCAAAGAAAATGTATCGAAAGAAGAAGCTGAGCAGATCAAAAAGAAACTTGAAGAAGTTGGAGCAAAAGTTGAACTCAAATAA
- a CDS encoding ABC transporter ATP-binding protein: MSNSTKRLRIEEDEPITKPFNWSQFVRLLRYIKPYRRYFIYSFLLMILATFYNLAGPYLIRLVIDIDIPHRNIHALMYKAVFYIVLTLLYVISLRVRTIFMTKLGNSVVSDIRMHLFTHLQKLSLNFFDSRPAGKIMVRIMNDVDSLSELLSNSILNVLVDTLSLWAIIVIMLSIDIKLSIVALGVLPLLISIIMILKNSIRTRWQDVRKKSSTLNAYIHESIQGMKITHAFTREEKNAEIFKNLNTTFKNTWMKAIRVNNLFWPTIEFTGTLSSVLIFLFGIWMMRKGYTTLGTIIAFSNYMGMFWQPINNISNFYNQLLVAMASTERIFEILDTQPDVQDSPYAYDLPPIRGEITFENVCFSYDEEKPVLKDVPFTIKAGETIALVGETGAGKTTIINLIARFYDPQKGRILIDGHDIKNVTLSSLRKQMGIMLQDTFIFSGTIADNIRYAKPDATMDEVIRAAKIVNAHEFIMKMENGYDTEVNERGSRLSIGQRQLIAFARALLADPKILILDEATSAVDTQTEILIQQAIEKLTSGRTSIIIAHRLSTIRNADRIFVIHDGQIVEEGSHTQLLEKKGYYYNLYTSQFKYFEK; this comes from the coding sequence TTGAGCAATTCCACAAAAAGACTTAGAATTGAAGAAGATGAACCAATAACAAAACCTTTTAACTGGTCACAGTTTGTAAGACTTTTGAGATATATAAAGCCATATAGAAGGTACTTTATATATTCTTTTCTTCTAATGATACTTGCTACATTCTACAATCTTGCCGGACCTTATTTGATAAGATTGGTTATTGATATTGATATTCCCCACAGAAACATCCATGCTCTTATGTATAAAGCAGTTTTCTATATTGTGCTTACCTTATTGTACGTAATAAGTCTTCGCGTGAGAACAATCTTTATGACAAAACTCGGCAACAGTGTGGTCTCAGATATTCGAATGCATCTTTTTACTCATCTTCAAAAACTGTCTCTCAACTTTTTCGACAGTCGACCTGCAGGCAAAATAATGGTAAGAATAATGAATGACGTGGATTCTTTATCAGAGCTTTTGTCAAATAGTATTTTAAATGTGCTGGTTGACACTTTAAGCCTTTGGGCTATCATAGTAATAATGCTTTCAATTGATATAAAACTATCCATTGTTGCACTTGGTGTTCTTCCTTTGTTAATCTCAATAATCATGATATTAAAAAACTCAATAAGGACAAGATGGCAAGATGTTAGAAAGAAATCTTCTACTCTCAATGCTTATATACATGAAAGCATACAAGGAATGAAAATAACTCATGCTTTTACAAGAGAAGAAAAAAACGCCGAAATATTTAAAAATTTAAACACCACATTCAAAAATACATGGATGAAAGCAATCAGAGTAAATAATCTATTTTGGCCAACCATAGAATTCACTGGAACTCTTTCAAGCGTTCTCATATTTCTTTTTGGCATCTGGATGATGAGAAAGGGGTACACAACACTTGGTACAATCATAGCATTTTCTAATTATATGGGAATGTTCTGGCAACCTATCAATAACATATCTAATTTTTACAATCAGCTGCTGGTTGCAATGGCATCAACCGAACGCATATTTGAAATCCTTGACACTCAACCAGATGTTCAAGACAGTCCATATGCATATGATTTACCACCAATTAGAGGTGAAATAACATTTGAAAATGTTTGCTTCTCATATGACGAGGAAAAACCTGTTTTAAAAGATGTTCCATTCACTATTAAAGCTGGTGAGACAATTGCACTCGTAGGAGAAACAGGTGCAGGAAAAACCACAATAATAAATCTCATCGCAAGGTTTTATGACCCTCAAAAGGGAAGAATCTTGATTGACGGACATGACATTAAAAACGTAACTTTGTCTTCTTTAAGAAAGCAAATGGGCATAATGCTTCAAGATACATTTATATTCTCTGGTACAATTGCAGACAACATTCGATACGCAAAACCTGATGCCACAATGGATGAGGTAATAAGGGCTGCAAAGATCGTTAATGCGCACGAGTTTATTATGAAAATGGAAAACGGATATGATACAGAAGTCAACGAAAGAGGAAGCCGCCTCTCTATCGGCCAAAGACAGCTCATCGCATTTGCCAGAGCACTTTTAGCTGACCCAAAAATACTGATATTAGATGAAGCAACCTCAGCAGTAGACACTCAAACAGAGATCCTAATCCAACAGGCTATAGAAAAGCTAACATCGGGCAGGACCTCAATTATTATAGCTCACAGACTGTCTACCATCCGAAATGCTGATAGGATATTTGTCATCCATGATGGGCAGATTGTTGAAGAAGGCAGTCATACTCAGCTTCTTGAGAAGAAAGGTTATTATTATAATCTCTACACCTCACAGTTCAAATATTTTGAAAAATAA